One Halolamina litorea genomic window carries:
- a CDS encoding pyridoxamine 5'-phosphate oxidase family protein, protein MVAVEMAADEIDAFLRGAGAGTLSLADGGESYAIPESFGYDGEHLYFQLVRDEDSRKMQFLDGTGTATFTVWTEAPAESVVARGTLEPVPDADVVTASNAIAENATVPTLNVVPDSTVDKLGMEYYRLVPEELTGRKFGANPESLAD, encoded by the coding sequence ATGGTTGCTGTCGAGATGGCGGCCGACGAGATCGACGCCTTCCTCCGCGGGGCGGGGGCCGGAACGCTCTCCCTCGCCGACGGCGGCGAGAGCTACGCGATCCCCGAGTCGTTCGGCTACGACGGGGAACACCTCTACTTCCAGCTGGTGCGGGACGAGGACAGCCGCAAGATGCAGTTCCTCGACGGCACCGGGACTGCGACGTTCACGGTGTGGACCGAGGCGCCGGCCGAAAGCGTCGTCGCCCGGGGGACGCTCGAGCCGGTCCCGGATGCCGACGTGGTCACGGCGTCGAACGCGATCGCGGAGAACGCCACGGTCCCGACGCTCAACGTCGTCCCCGACAGCACGGTCGACAAGTTGGGGATGGAGTACTACCGGCTGGTCCCCGAGGAACTGACCGGGCGGAAGTTCGGCGCCAACCCGGAGTCCCTCGCGGACTGA
- a CDS encoding pyridoxal phosphate-dependent aminotransferase has translation MPTPTERVRACERSKIRVMFDLAEAADRDLVRLEVGEPDFDTAEHVVDAACEAARTGETHYTSNAGLPELRAAISDTLEREFEVEYDADQLTVTNGGMEALHLAILATVEDGEEVVIPSPSWPNYWTQTRLADGVPVEVPMAEETGYALDADRVIDAMSDDTAAVILCSPSNPTGQVFDPEPMRAVVEAAADHDAYVLADEVYLGLTYDRDPTGLAALTGHPDHLLTIGSCSKAYAMTGWRVGWLGGPTELVDEATKIHESTTACAGSVAQHAAIAALTGPQEPVEEMYEAFAERREYVAERVADMEGVSAPTPDGAFYAFLDVDLPGSSLEVAKRLLREQDVVLAPGDGFGEAGEGKLRLSFANSLDRLEKGLDGIEAAVRDA, from the coding sequence ATGCCCACGCCGACCGAGCGCGTTCGCGCCTGCGAGCGCTCGAAGATCCGCGTCATGTTCGACCTCGCGGAGGCCGCCGACCGCGACCTGGTGCGCCTCGAAGTCGGGGAACCGGACTTCGACACCGCCGAACACGTCGTCGACGCCGCCTGCGAGGCCGCCCGTACCGGCGAGACCCACTACACGAGCAACGCCGGCCTACCGGAACTCCGTGCGGCCATCTCGGACACCCTCGAACGGGAGTTCGAGGTCGAGTACGACGCCGACCAACTGACCGTGACCAACGGCGGGATGGAGGCGCTCCACCTCGCCATCCTGGCAACCGTCGAGGACGGCGAGGAGGTGGTGATCCCCTCGCCCTCGTGGCCGAACTACTGGACCCAGACCCGACTCGCCGACGGCGTCCCCGTCGAGGTGCCGATGGCCGAGGAGACGGGCTACGCCCTCGACGCCGACCGGGTGATCGACGCGATGAGCGACGACACCGCGGCGGTGATCCTCTGTTCGCCCTCGAACCCGACCGGACAGGTGTTCGATCCGGAGCCGATGCGCGCGGTCGTCGAGGCCGCCGCCGACCACGACGCCTACGTCCTCGCCGACGAGGTCTACCTCGGCCTGACGTACGACCGCGACCCGACCGGGCTCGCGGCGCTGACGGGCCACCCCGACCACCTCCTCACGATCGGCTCCTGCTCGAAGGCCTACGCGATGACGGGCTGGCGGGTCGGCTGGCTCGGCGGGCCGACCGAACTCGTCGACGAGGCGACCAAGATCCACGAGAGCACGACCGCCTGTGCGGGCTCAGTCGCTCAGCACGCCGCCATCGCCGCCCTCACCGGACCGCAGGAGCCCGTCGAGGAGATGTACGAGGCCTTCGCCGAGCGCCGCGAGTACGTCGCCGAGCGCGTCGCCGACATGGAGGGGGTCTCGGCGCCGACGCCCGACGGGGCGTTCTACGCGTTCCTCGACGTGGACCTGCCCGGGAGCAGCCTCGAGGTTGCCAAACGACTCCTCCGCGAGCAGGACGTGGTGCTCGCGCCCGGCGACGGCTTCGGCGAGGCCGGCGAGGGGAAACTCCGGCTCTCCTTCGCGAACTCGCTGGACCGACTCGAGAAGGGACTCGACGGCATCGAGGCGGCGGTCCGCGACGCCTGA
- a CDS encoding RNA-binding protein, which translates to MKVSSRHHLRSDAVAEIEDALSEGLGVELDADTYELVELEDTTFDVVLVDGEPDVLYYEGEPFLSVRGANSHPPDEGVVTVDAGAVSFVSGGADVMRPGITEADEAIEEGDLVVIVEESHGKALAVGRALVDGDEMVGDSGKVVESLHHVGDDVYEFSV; encoded by the coding sequence ATGAAGGTCAGCTCCCGCCACCACCTCCGCAGCGACGCCGTGGCCGAGATCGAGGACGCGCTCAGCGAGGGGCTGGGCGTGGAACTGGACGCCGACACGTACGAACTGGTCGAACTCGAGGACACCACCTTCGACGTGGTGCTCGTCGACGGCGAACCCGACGTGCTCTACTACGAGGGCGAGCCGTTCCTCTCGGTCCGGGGGGCCAACAGCCACCCGCCCGACGAGGGTGTCGTCACCGTCGACGCCGGCGCCGTCTCGTTCGTCAGCGGCGGCGCCGACGTGATGCGCCCCGGCATCACCGAGGCCGACGAGGCCATCGAGGAGGGTGACCTCGTCGTCATCGTCGAGGAGAGCCACGGCAAGGCGCTCGCGGTCGGTCGCGCGCTCGTCGACGGCGACGAGATGGTCGGCGACAGCGGGAAAGTCGTCGAGTCGCTCCACCACGTCGGTGACGACGTGTACGAGTTCTCGGTCTGA
- a CDS encoding ribonuclease catalytic domain-containing protein, producing the protein MSETDDAQAQAGTAEGQGPVLISEALSERLADKRDELFEEFELRDEFPPAVMREAERRIENVEQEIQDELDERRDLRDLTAWTTDPADAQDFDDAISVEEHDDEYVLYVHIADVSHYVHPDSLMWEEAVERCNTVYLPGYTTHMLPPALAETVCSLVPQEDRLAHTVEMHLDPETLSFDEIEIYKSVINSNERLTYTQCENRLDDEDAPLHAENRLAFELADRMHEQRKEDGSLVLNPRRDRAHTMIEESMLKANKAVTHTLMWDRGVEAMYRVHPQPTPEQWNKALKEIQELDGVSIPGQAWDDPRKAVNAALEESPGRSLDKIQRAVLKVMPRAKYMNDPFGGHHALNFDIYGHFTSPIRRLSDLINHWIVHENDVPEDLIELCDRASDKQKDGETAERLYKQFMQEQGLDPHAVNNRGVEVVDAEDADHDV; encoded by the coding sequence ATGAGCGAAACTGACGACGCCCAGGCCCAGGCCGGGACGGCCGAGGGACAGGGGCCCGTGCTGATCTCCGAAGCCCTCTCCGAGCGACTGGCGGACAAACGCGACGAGCTGTTCGAGGAGTTCGAACTCCGCGACGAGTTCCCCCCCGCCGTGATGCGCGAGGCCGAACGGCGCATCGAGAACGTCGAACAGGAGATCCAGGACGAACTCGACGAGCGACGGGACCTCCGGGACCTCACCGCCTGGACCACCGACCCCGCCGACGCACAGGACTTCGACGACGCCATCTCCGTCGAGGAGCACGACGACGAGTACGTCCTCTACGTCCACATCGCCGACGTGAGCCACTACGTCCACCCGGACTCGCTGATGTGGGAGGAGGCGGTCGAGCGCTGTAACACGGTCTACCTGCCGGGGTACACGACCCACATGCTGCCGCCCGCGCTGGCGGAGACGGTCTGTTCGCTCGTCCCACAGGAGGACCGACTCGCCCACACCGTCGAGATGCACCTCGACCCGGAGACGCTCTCGTTCGACGAGATCGAGATCTACAAGTCCGTCATCAACTCCAACGAGCGCCTGACCTACACGCAGTGTGAGAACCGCCTCGACGACGAGGACGCGCCGCTGCACGCGGAGAACCGGCTGGCGTTCGAACTCGCCGACCGCATGCACGAACAGCGCAAGGAGGACGGCTCGCTCGTGCTCAACCCCCGGCGGGACCGCGCCCACACGATGATCGAGGAGTCGATGTTGAAAGCGAACAAGGCGGTCACGCACACGCTGATGTGGGACCGCGGCGTCGAGGCGATGTACCGCGTCCACCCCCAGCCCACCCCCGAGCAGTGGAACAAGGCGCTCAAGGAGATCCAGGAACTCGACGGCGTCTCCATCCCGGGGCAGGCCTGGGACGACCCGCGGAAGGCCGTCAACGCCGCGCTGGAGGAGTCACCCGGCCGCTCGCTCGACAAGATCCAGCGCGCCGTCCTGAAGGTGATGCCCCGGGCGAAGTACATGAACGACCCCTTCGGCGGTCACCACGCGCTCAACTTCGACATCTACGGCCACTTCACCTCGCCCATCCGGCGGCTGTCGGACCTGATCAACCACTGGATCGTCCACGAGAACGACGTGCCCGAGGACCTCATCGAACTCTGTGACCGCGCTTCGGACAAGCAGAAGGACGGCGAGACCGCCGAGCGACTCTACAAGCAGTTCATGCAGGAACAGGGACTAGACCCCCACGCCGTGAACAACCGCGGCGTCGAGGTCGTCGACGCCGAGGACGCCGACCACGACGTGTAA
- a CDS encoding molybdopterin-dependent oxidoreductase — MGRFRARVLRLAPPPRAVDWAILAVVAGAVATGLLAWTGWLPQGVLVDLHGIIGVTLTGLLAFKFARVARRVTDRRAWDRTTPVSVLLGTVAVAALVTGVFWSLGGNVPLGPWTTLNAHVGLGLLVVPILLVHLRSRLRLPGRTDASRRSAIRLGGLLVAGTLAWRLGEAVAGVRGVTTRETGSKPTGTLYDTETEGGSFPVTSWVADDPDPIDRETWTLSVTGLDGDGAEMRYGDLLAVAGDERRATLDCTSGWYTVQNWRGVRVGDLLAAAGVDPDAEGARWVRFVSVTGYRWSLPLAEASDALLATGIDAATLGHGHGGPARLVAPGRRGFQWVKWVERVELRRDPDPAQWLVTLISGFD, encoded by the coding sequence ATGGGCCGCTTCCGTGCTCGCGTGCTCCGACTCGCCCCGCCGCCGCGAGCAGTTGACTGGGCGATCCTCGCCGTCGTCGCCGGCGCCGTCGCCACGGGGCTGCTCGCGTGGACGGGCTGGCTCCCGCAGGGCGTCCTCGTCGACCTCCACGGGATCATCGGCGTCACGCTGACCGGCCTGCTGGCGTTCAAGTTCGCCCGTGTCGCCCGCCGGGTGACCGACCGCCGGGCGTGGGACCGAACGACGCCGGTGTCGGTCCTTCTCGGCACCGTGGCCGTCGCCGCCCTCGTCACCGGGGTCTTCTGGAGCCTCGGCGGCAACGTTCCGCTGGGGCCGTGGACGACGCTCAACGCCCACGTCGGGTTGGGGCTGCTCGTCGTGCCGATACTCCTCGTTCACCTCCGTTCTCGACTCCGGCTCCCCGGCCGAACCGACGCATCGCGGCGGAGTGCGATCCGCCTCGGCGGACTGCTCGTCGCGGGGACGCTCGCCTGGCGGCTCGGCGAGGCAGTCGCCGGCGTCCGCGGCGTGACGACCCGCGAGACCGGCTCGAAGCCGACCGGGACGCTGTACGACACCGAGACTGAGGGCGGCTCGTTCCCCGTCACTTCGTGGGTCGCCGACGACCCCGATCCGATCGACCGCGAGACGTGGACGCTCTCGGTGACGGGGCTGGACGGCGACGGGGCCGAGATGCGATACGGCGACCTGCTCGCGGTCGCTGGCGACGAGCGCCGGGCGACGCTCGACTGCACGAGCGGCTGGTACACGGTGCAGAACTGGCGGGGGGTCCGCGTCGGCGACCTGCTCGCGGCGGCCGGCGTCGACCCGGACGCCGAGGGAGCCCGTTGGGTTCGGTTCGTCAGCGTCACGGGCTACCGCTGGAGCCTCCCGCTGGCGGAGGCCAGCGACGCGCTGCTGGCGACGGGCATCGACGCCGCGACGCTCGGGCACGGCCACGGCGGGCCGGCACGGCTGGTCGCGCCCGGTCGACGGGGGTTCCAGTGGGTGAAGTGGGTCGAGCGGGTCGAACTCCGGCGTGATCCCGATCCGGCTCAGTGGCTCGTGACCCTGATCAGCGGCTTCGACTGA
- a CDS encoding SDR family NAD(P)-dependent oxidoreductase → MPAAIVTGSSRGIGRGVAERYAADGYDVAVNYHTSEAKAEETAERVRAAGQEAVVVGADVSDPAGAERLVETAADAFGGVDHVVNNAGIDQHVYTAELSSEDFDRVMDVNVNSAFTVTKAALPYLEESADNPSVVNISSILAFTGAPIEVHYAASKGALLSLTKSHASDFAPDIRVNAVAPGHIETDMVSDRTDEEMAEEIARIPVGRIGQVEDIADGCAYLRDAGFVTGETLHVNGGELMR, encoded by the coding sequence GTGCCAGCAGCAATCGTCACCGGCTCGTCCCGGGGTATCGGTCGCGGCGTCGCCGAACGCTACGCCGCCGACGGCTACGACGTCGCGGTGAACTACCACACCAGCGAGGCGAAAGCCGAGGAGACCGCAGAGCGCGTCCGGGCGGCCGGTCAGGAGGCGGTCGTCGTCGGCGCCGACGTGTCCGATCCGGCGGGTGCCGAGCGACTGGTCGAGACGGCCGCCGACGCCTTCGGCGGCGTCGATCACGTGGTCAACAACGCGGGGATCGACCAGCACGTCTACACGGCGGAGCTCTCCTCCGAGGACTTCGACCGCGTCATGGACGTGAACGTCAACAGCGCGTTCACCGTCACGAAGGCCGCGCTCCCGTACCTCGAGGAGTCAGCGGACAACCCGTCGGTGGTGAACATCTCCTCGATCCTCGCGTTCACCGGCGCGCCCATCGAGGTGCACTACGCGGCCTCGAAGGGGGCGCTGCTCTCGCTGACCAAGAGCCACGCGTCGGACTTCGCGCCCGACATCCGGGTGAACGCGGTCGCGCCGGGCCACATCGAGACGGACATGGTGAGCGACCGGACGGACGAAGAGATGGCCGAGGAGATCGCACGGATCCCGGTCGGCCGGATCGGACAGGTCGAGGACATCGCCGACGGCTGTGCGTACCTGCGGGACGCCGGCTTCGTCACGGGCGAGACGCTGCACGTCAACGGCGGCGAACTGATGCGGTGA
- a CDS encoding cupin domain-containing protein yields the protein MERVAVDDLENSVQAAAVMRGLTEPLGLTDVAINHYELEPGDSFAFAYHNHEVQEEVFYVVSGTATFETESGPVVVGPREAIRFDREEFQRGWNRGDERVVAIAIGAPLDYGTQVKLRDCPECGEETDNDLERPEGEDVVVARCKRCGTETGRWYRGSMDEVP from the coding sequence ATGGAACGAGTCGCCGTCGACGACCTCGAGAACAGCGTGCAGGCCGCCGCGGTGATGCGCGGCCTCACCGAACCGCTGGGGCTGACCGACGTCGCGATCAACCACTACGAACTGGAGCCCGGCGACTCCTTCGCGTTCGCCTACCACAACCACGAGGTGCAGGAGGAGGTGTTCTACGTCGTCTCGGGGACGGCGACGTTCGAGACCGAATCGGGTCCCGTCGTCGTCGGCCCTCGGGAAGCGATACGGTTCGACCGCGAGGAGTTCCAACGCGGCTGGAACCGCGGTGACGAGCGGGTCGTCGCGATCGCCATCGGGGCGCCGCTCGACTACGGCACGCAGGTGAAACTGCGGGACTGTCCCGAGTGTGGCGAAGAGACTGACAACGACCTCGAGCGACCCGAGGGGGAGGACGTGGTGGTCGCCCGCTGCAAACGCTGTGGCACCGAGACGGGCCGTTGGTACCGCGGGTCGATGGACGAGGTGCCCTGA